The following are from one region of the Stigmatopora argus isolate UIUO_Sarg chromosome 9, RoL_Sarg_1.0, whole genome shotgun sequence genome:
- the tmem144b gene encoding transmembrane protein 144b yields the protein MLAAKCALLVVSLLIACCHGEEGKASGGSGDEEVETKGRTFGLNSTNNMTHFTYGIVANLAAMLLYGSNFVPVKRIETGDGMFFQWVYCAAIWTVAMVGDVMLHSPKFYPLAMLGGVIWATGSVMAVPIVKAIGLSLGVLIWGSSSLLIGWATSRFGWFGIPAESVSRPTLNYCGVGLCLLSSLIFFFVKTDLQENVNPESLPLLIERQTSSGSYGLTLPKFWIDSVSPKRRRLIGCLLAVVCGLLYGSSFTPILYIKSHSSHHDSVFHGASVYDLDYVYAQCCGIFVASTVYFIIYCVAMKSRPRLYSRLILPGLFSGSMWGLATYCWVLANNYLSVVVTCPMATAGYGLVAALWGSLVFKEIKGLVNCLIFSLASCMVLMGSLLTAISNL from the exons ATGCTTGCGGCCAAATGTGCTTTACTTGTCGTCTCACTTTTGATTGCCTGTTGCCATGGTGAAGAAGGAAAGGCATCAG GTGGCTCTGGAGATGAAGAGGTTGAAACAAAAGGTAGAACATTTGGCCTAAACAGCACCAATAATATGACACATTTCACCTATGGAATTGTGGCAAACTTGGCTGCAATGCTACTCTACGGAAGCAACTTTGTTCCAGTTAAAAGAATAGAGACTGGAGATG GAATGTTTTTCCAATGGGTGTACTGCGCAGCCATCTGGACGGTGGCCATGGTTGGCGATGTGATGCTCCACTCTCCCAAATTTTACCCATTAGCAATGCTTGGGGGAGTCATCTGGGCAACAG gCAGTGTGATGGCTGTTCCAATCGTCAAAGCCATTGGCCTCAGCCTGGGGGTTTTAATCTGGGGTTCATCCAGTCTGTTGATTGGCTGGGCCACTTCAAG GTTTGGCTGGTTCGGGATCCCTGCTGAGAGTGTCTCGCGACCCACGTTAAATTACTGTGGAGTCGGATTGTGTCTGCTCAG CAGTCTTATCTTTTTCTTCGTGAAAACAGATCTGCAGGAGAATGTCAATCCTGAAAGTCTACCTTTGCTCATTGAAAGG CAAACCAGCTCTGGCAGCTATGGCTTAACCTTACCCAAGTTCTGGATCGATTCTGTCAGTCCTAAACGCAGACGATTAAT AGGCTGTCTGCTGGCCGTCGTGTGCGGCTTGTTGTATGGCTCTTCCTTCACACCAATTCTCTACATCAAGAGCCATTCATCACACCATGACAGTGTGTTCCATGGAGCCAGCGTTTATG ACCTGGATTACGTCTATGCCCAGTGCTGTGGGATATTTGTGGCCAGCACGGTGTATTTCATCATTTATTGTGTCGCCATGAAGAGCAGGCCAAGGCTCTATTCCAGGTTAATTCTCCCAG GGCTTTTTTCAGGGTCGATGTGGGGCTTGGCTACATACTGCTGGGTCTTGGCTAACAACTACTTGAGCGTTGTGGTTACGTGTCCTATGGCTACGGCA GGATATGGGCTGGTTGCTGCACTATGGGGAAGCCTCGTCTTCAAAGAGATAAAG GGTTTAGTGAATTGCCTAATCTTCTCCTTGGCATCCTGCATGGTATTAATGGGCTCCCTGTTGACAGCTATCTCCAATCTGTAG